The following proteins are encoded in a genomic region of Melopsittacus undulatus isolate bMelUnd1 chromosome 8, bMelUnd1.mat.Z, whole genome shotgun sequence:
- the NOP58 gene encoding nucleolar protein 58, with the protein MLVLFETAAGYAIFKVLNEKKLQEVDSLWKEFETPEKANKIVKLKHFEKFQDTTEALAASTALVEGKLSKNLKKILKKIVAKDAHEQLAVADAKLGGVIKDKLNLSCIHSPMVTELMRGIRSQIEGLITGLPSREMAAMCLGLAHSLSRYKLKFSPDKVDTMIIQAISLLDDLDKELNNYIMRCREWYGWHFPELGKIITDNLTYCKCVRKVGDRSNFASSDVSDILPEEIEEDVKAAAEISMGTEVSEEDINNIIHLCDQVIEISEYRTQLYDYLKNRMMAIAPNLTVMVGELVGARLIAHAGSLLNLAKHPASTVQLLGAEKALFRALKTKRDTPKFGLIYHASLVGQTNIKNKGKISRMLAAKTALTIRYDALGENTSAEMGAENRLKVETRMRLLEERGIRRISGTGKALARADKYQNKSEIKVFDPSGDSTLPAVSKKRKIQEVEEQDTEVAVKAKKFKPDTKEERTVEDGEPVKKKKKKKDKEKQAEEEEVLNEEHPTSPTVENTEKKKKKKKKMKDEVHED; encoded by the exons ATGTTGGTGCTGTTCGAGACCGCTGCTGGCTACGCCATCTTCAAG gtTCTGAATGAGAAAAAGCTTCAAGAAGTTGACAGCTTATGGAAAGAATTTGAAACtcctgaaaaagcaaacaaaat agtGAAGCTGAAACACTTTGAAAAATTTCAGGACACAACAGAAGCACTTGCTG CATCCACAGCTCTTGTAGAAGGCAAGCTCAGCAAGAATTTGAAGAAAATTCTCAAGAAGATAGTGGCAAAAGATGCCCACGAACAGTTGGCTGTAGCAGATGCCAAACTTGGAGGTGTCATAAAG GACAAGTTGAATTTAAGTTGTATACACAGCCCAATGGTTACAGAGCTGATGAGAGGAATTCGGTCACAGATTGAAGGACTTATTACAGGCCTCCCTTCTCGAGAGATGGCAGCTATGTGTCTCGGCCTGGCACACAG CCTTTCCCGATACAAGTTGAAATTCAGCCCAGACAAAGTAGATACCATGATTATCCAGGCAATTT cGCTTCTTGATGACTTGGACAAAGAACTGAATAACTACATCATGCGCTGCAGGGAATGGTATGGTTGGCACTTCCCTGAACTGGGCAAAATCATCACAGATAACCTAACGTATTGTAAATGTGTGCGGAAAGTTG GAGACAGAAGCAATTTTGCCTCCTCTGATGTTTCTGACATCCTACCAGAGGAGATTGAAGAGGATGTGAAGGCTGCCGCTGAGATTTCCATGGGGACAGAAGTATCAGAAGAAGATATAAACAACATAATCCATCTCTGTGATCAG GTGATTGAAATCTCTGAGTATCGGACACAGCTATATGACTACCTGAAGAACAGGATGATGGCCATTGCTCCTAATCTTACCGTGATGGTGGGTGAGCTGGTTGGAGCAAGACTCATTGCTCATGCAG GTTCCCTTTTGAATCTGGCAAAACATCCAGCTTCAACAGTTCAGTTACTGGGTGCTGAGAAGGCACTCTTCAGAGCACTGAAGACTAAACGGGACACACCTAAATTTGGCCTTATCTATCATGCTTCCCTAGTGGGACAAACCAATAtcaaaaacaaaggaaag atTTCTCGAATGCTGGCAGCTAAGACTGCCTTGACTATTCGTTATGATGCCTTGGGAGAGAATACCAGTGCTGAAATGGGAGCTGAGAATAGACTAAAAGTAGAGACAAGGATGAGGCTTTTGGAAGAGAGAGGG ATAAGAAGAATAAGTGGCACTGGAAAAGCCTTGGCCAGGGCAGACAAGTATCAGAACAAGAG tgaaataaaagtatttgaCCCATCTGGTGACTCTACACTTCCTGCTGTTTCAAAGAAACGCAAAATTCAGGAGGTAGAAGAACAAGACACAGAGGTTGCTGTGAAAGCCAAGAAGTTCAAACCAGATACGAAAG AAGAGAGAACAGTAGAAGATGGTGAACCtgtcaaaaagaagaaaaagaaaaaggataagGAGAAGCAagctgaagaggaggaggtaCTGAATGAGGAGCACCCCACCAGCCCCACGGTTGAG aatacagagaagaagaagaagaaaaagaagaaaatgaaagatgaggTTCATGAAGACTGA